A single region of the Thioalkalivibrio nitratireducens DSM 14787 genome encodes:
- a CDS encoding type II toxin-antitoxin system Phd/YefM family antitoxin — MRTLSLAEAKTHLSSVLDQVQAGEEIIITRRGKRVARVVPERDFSAQDQTAILSELRTFLARQKPAQETAVARVRELRDDARY; from the coding sequence ATGCGTACCCTGTCGCTCGCTGAGGCAAAGACTCACCTCTCGTCCGTGCTCGATCAGGTCCAGGCTGGGGAGGAAATCATCATTACGCGGCGGGGCAAGCGCGTTGCCCGTGTCGTTCCCGAGCGGGATTTTTCGGCGCAGGATCAAACGGCCATCCTGAGCGAGCTCCGAACCTTTCTGGCGAGGCAAAAACCAGCGCAGGAGACGGCGGTGGCCCGGGTGCGCGAATTGCGGGATGACGCCCGCTACTGA
- a CDS encoding type II toxin-antitoxin system VapC family toxin produces the protein MRYADTCLLLSLIYRDSGSEAALAWLEHAGTGEILISHWSLTEFVSAVGIMARRGDMDARLHREGIAHCRHFVAARLQVEPPSAADFERAAVWMEDYASGLRAGDVLHLSIAARVGAIVCSADNTLLAAAADLGLAIEAVPPQP, from the coding sequence ATGCGCTATGCCGATACGTGTCTGCTGCTTTCCCTGATCTATCGCGATTCAGGTAGCGAGGCGGCGCTGGCCTGGCTGGAGCACGCAGGGACCGGAGAGATCCTGATCAGTCACTGGTCGCTCACCGAATTCGTGAGTGCTGTCGGCATCATGGCGCGCCGCGGGGACATGGATGCGCGCCTACACCGAGAAGGCATCGCCCACTGCCGTCATTTTGTGGCGGCCCGACTGCAGGTCGAGCCCCCTAGCGCGGCCGACTTCGAACGCGCGGCGGTCTGGATGGAGGATTACGCGTCCGGTTTGCGCGCCGGGGATGTCCTGCATCTGTCCATCGCGGCCCGAGTTGGCGCCATCGTATGCAGTGCCGACAACACCTTGCTGGCTGCGGCAGCGGACCTTGGGTTGGCCATCGAGGCCGTGCCTCCGCAACCGTGA